GCATGAACGAGATGGGCAGCGTCGGGAAGATCGAGCAGCTGCAGGGCCGCGAATCCGAATGGCACGAACTGGCCGAGCTCACGCCCGGCAAGGGCGCGCCGCTGCAGCCGCCGATGGCCACGCTGCAGATCGTCGGCGGGCGCAAGGAAAAGATCCGCGCCGGCGACGTGCTGGGCGCGCTCACCGGCGACTGCGGCTACACGAAGGACCAGGTCGGCAAGATCAACGTCAACGAGTTCTCGACGTATGTGGCGGTGGACCGCGCCATTGCCGCAGAAGCGGCGCACAAGCTCGGCAGCGGCCGGGTCAAGGGCAAGTCGGTCAAGGTGCGCCTGCTGACGCTGCAGGACCAGTAACGGCCACCGCCTGCGGCGTGGCGAACGCCGCAGCGTCGCCATGCGCCGAGGTCGGCGCCACCGGGGCATCGAGCACCGGTGCGGGCGCCTTCATCGACGGTTCCTGCTGCGCCAATTTGGCTGCCAGCCGGAACGCCACCACCACCGCCAGCAACCCGAAGATCGACGAGCCCACGGCCTGTCCGACCAACACGCCGGCCGCGCCGTGGTGCGAGCCCCACCAGGCGAACGGAATCGTGCCCAGCGTGGCGCGGCCCCAGTTGAAGAAGGTCGACAGCAGCGGATGCCCGAGGTTGTTGAACGAGGCGTTCGCCACGAACAATCCGCCCGAGAAGAAGAAGCTCGCCGCGAGCCACGTGCAGAAGAGCGCGATCAGCTCGGCCGCTTGTCCTTCGGCCGAGAACGCGCGGATCAGCACGCCCTGTCCCAGCGCCAGCACGAGCCAGGCGACGGCCACCGAGGCCACCATGAAGAGCAGGCTGTCGCGCAGCCCTTCCTGCACGCGGCGGTACTGGCCGGCGCCGAGGTTCTGCGCCAGGATCGGCCCGACCGCGCCGCTCAGCGCATAGACGAGCCCGAAGGCCACCGGGCTCAGCCGGTCGATGGTCGCCGCGCCCGCCACCGCCGACGGCCCGAACTGCGCGATCGCATGCGTGACGAAGGCGGCGCCCACGGGCGTCGCGAGGTTCGTCAACACCGCCGGCCCCGCAACGCTCGCGAGGGCGCGCGCATCGCCGGCCAATTGCGATGCCTCGAAGCGCCCGAGCATCCGGTGTTTCACCATCACGCCATGCAGCCCGATGGCCGCGAGCACCATGCGCGAGATCACAGCGCTGATGGCAGCGCCGTCGAGCCCCAGCCCGAAACCGAAGATCAATATCGGATCGAGCACCGCCGTCACGAAGGCCGCCGCGAGCGTGACCGTCATCGAGCGGCGCGCATCGCCGATGGAGCGCAGCAGGGCCGAGCACGCCATGCCGAGGCCCAACAGCGGCAGCGTGTGCACCGTCACCGCGAGGTAGCGCTGCGCGAGCCGCGCCGTCTCGCCCTCGGCACCGAGCGCGTGCAGGGCAGGGTGCAGGAAGAAGGCTGTGCCGCTGCCCACAACCACCGACGCGGCCGTCATCAGCACAAGGCTCGAGGTGGCGATGCGCCGCGCATCCGCCGCGCGTCCCGCGCCCACCGTGCGCGACACCACGGCCGCAATGCCGATGGTCAGTCCGATGCACAGCGACGCATGAAAGAACCCCACCACGCCCGCGAAGCCGACCGCCGCCGCCGTCTCTTTTTCCCCGAGCAGCGAGATGTAGAACAGGTTGATCAGGTCGACCGCGAACACCGCGATCAGCCCGATGGCGCCGGTGCCGGCCATCACGCAAACATGGCGCAAGAGCGACCCCGAAACGAAGCGCGGACGCTCGACGGCACCCGCCGTTTCGGTTATTGGCATATGAAATCCTCGATGTGGCCTAATTGCAGGTTCGAACATTACTTTTACCCGAGCTTTTCATGCCCAAGACATTCCGTACCGAAGCCGAACGCGTTGCCACCCCGAAGCCGACGCCGCTGCCCGGCTACACGCTGCCCAAGTCCGGTGGCGGCCAGAAGGTCAGCCTGGAACGCGGCACCGCCACGCGCAGCAAGAAGAACCCTGGCAAGCGCGCCAAGAAGGGCGGCTGATCCAGCCCCTCTGGCTCCCCGGGAGCCACGACGAACGCGCCCTCGGGCGCGTTTTGTCGTTGGGCCAGCTATAAACAAGGCCGCGATGTCCGACGACAACCAGATCTTCATCCCGCCCTCGTTCTTCGCGGTCTACAGCGATGCGCGCCAGCGCCTCCGCGAACCGATCGGCGTGGTGCGCGAGCGCTACGAGATCTGCGAGGACCTGGCCAACCACCTGGTGAACCACGCGCAGATCCAGCACCACACCGAGGTGCCGGTCGAGAGCGAGATCCTGCGGCGCATCCACGCCGGGCTCGCCACGCCTGAGTCCGGCGTGACGCCCGGCGAGGCCGAATGGATCGTGCAGCGGCTGGCCGAGCTGCTGGGCTGGCCCGGCCCCGGACCCGAACCGGCGCAGGCATAGCGCGCACCCATGAAGCGCCTGGCCTTCGCCCTGTTGGCGTACGGCGCCCTCGGGCCGGCCATCGGCAAACCAATGGCTTCCTGCGCGCTGGGAAGCGACGGGCGCAGCCAGGTCGCGACGCTGTCGAGCCGAAGGCCCATCGCCGACACCGCCATCTACGAACTCCAGCTGGGCAAAGGCCCGCGCCGCGCGTTGTTCGGCAGCCACGAGCCCGATGATTCGCGCGGCCTGGACGTGCGCGTACGGTGCACGGGCACACACCGCCGGGCCTTGGTCGTGATGGGCGAATTCATGTCCGCCGGCTATCCGCGCGGCGTCGTGATCACCGCCGCGCCGCACAGCCGCCGCTTCGAGCGCCTCGATTTCGCCGAACGCAATGCACCCGGCTGGCTCTACCTCGGCAAGAAAGACAAGCTGCTGGTGTTCCCGCCCGGCGGACGCATGGAGACCGAGGGCCGCTACCTGGTCTATCGTTTCGTCAACGGCAAAGGGCAGAACAGCGGCGAGGACATCGTCGACGCCCTCCCGGCCGCACGCGGCTACCAGCGCATCCGGCTCGGACCGCTGAAGAAGACCGGAGCCTGAACACCATGCTGCTCAAAGTCGGCGAACTCGCCAAACACACCGGCCTCACGGTGCGCACGCTGCACCACTACGACGCCATCGGG
This region of Variovorax sp. RKNM96 genomic DNA includes:
- a CDS encoding MATE family efflux transporter produces the protein MPITETAGAVERPRFVSGSLLRHVCVMAGTGAIGLIAVFAVDLINLFYISLLGEKETAAAVGFAGVVGFFHASLCIGLTIGIAAVVSRTVGAGRAADARRIATSSLVLMTAASVVVGSGTAFFLHPALHALGAEGETARLAQRYLAVTVHTLPLLGLGMACSALLRSIGDARRSMTVTLAAAFVTAVLDPILIFGFGLGLDGAAISAVISRMVLAAIGLHGVMVKHRMLGRFEASQLAGDARALASVAGPAVLTNLATPVGAAFVTHAIAQFGPSAVAGAATIDRLSPVAFGLVYALSGAVGPILAQNLGAGQYRRVQEGLRDSLLFMVASVAVAWLVLALGQGVLIRAFSAEGQAAELIALFCTWLAASFFFSGGLFVANASFNNLGHPLLSTFFNWGRATLGTIPFAWWGSHHGAAGVLVGQAVGSSIFGLLAVVVAFRLAAKLAQQEPSMKAPAPVLDAPVAPTSAHGDAAAFATPQAVAVTGPAASAGAP